ATCTCTACAGACAGTTTTGGTCTGGTTTCACCTTCATCggagctggagccaatcccagcttcatatgggcgagggcggggtccaccctggacagttcgccagtctgttaTAGGGTGAACACATCGGACATACAACCGCTCACTCTCACTTTCACACATGGGGGGGATTTAGGTTCGctagttaaaggaatactccgaagattttggacccacgccctatcccgatcatttacaagtgagataagctcataaatacctttttttgtgtccgttagtccagtgcctggctcccagctgttagcatcgtagttagcttagctcaactacggcaggtgaagtggagacagagccagactgagaaagtggacaaaatactctttccagtggtccaggggacagcGTATTAGCatgcgaagtaaatccgaatggttataaaactttttaaaagatgtgttttcttttcaatcccttaaaataatgttttgatccacacagacctgcgcatgcgcagtgctccacggaaggatataccggagcacagcagtagaagcatagactcagccgctgtgcgcctggtatatccttccgcagcgcactatgcttgtgcagatctgtgtgtgtcaaaacgctattttaagggattgaaaagaaaacacatcttttaaaaagttttataaccattcggatttacttcgcgtgctaatacgccgtcccctggaccactggaaggagtattttgtccactttttcagtctggctctgtctccacttcacctgccgtagttgagctaagctaactacgatgctaacagctgttagccaggcactggacgaacagacacaaaaaaggtatttatgagcttatctcactttgtaaatgatagggatagggcgtgggtccaaaatcttcggagtattcttttaaagatagggtaggcgatgttgtccaaaagcactttttgtcatactgagtgaaatgctccttgccccctgggagaagtcaatacattatgtgtatggaaaaaggtgcggaaaaaatctgacaactgtagcggccacaggactgttaaaactccgaccaatcgtaaggcgcggaccgctcttaagaaaccaatcagatgcttcccccctcgcgtgaaaaatagaaggaagtgGAGCGGGCGCACTGCATAGCGCGAACCGTGGTGCGCGCGTGCACCGCGGCGCAGCGCttccctgcgcgttgtgtgcgggcagtcagataggttaacatgggaggcgatcagaaactccgtgcgcggcgcttccgcgtccagtgcgttcccccgtaacagcaggagctcctccagtggggtgggagctgggcagagctcggcagagccttggggagatgctacattcgaatacatgctagttttccaagatcgccaaccctagctttaaactaACAGGCGTGTTTTTGGACCGTgcgaggaagccggagtacctggagggaacccacgcactcacggggagaacatgcaaactccacatagaaaggccCCAGGCCCTAGCCGGTATAGAAAGGTCGCACTGGTTTCCAAAGTTTTTGTGCCCTTCCGGGCTTAAACACGTTTTCTTCACGGGATGTTCCACAGGATTTCACTCAAAGAACCAGGCGAagttttctgtccattttttttattgtcatcacATTAGATTTCACTTGCAGGTTATTGTGGATTTTTTGAGCCCTTCAAGTGTCTTTAGAATTCCACAATATTCTTCAGCTTTCGAATTCTCCATGTTTCTTTAGGTGAAAAACCTtcacaaggaaaacacaaaacacagcacaaTCACTCCTACCAGCAGTATATATTTAAGGTCTTTCATAAAGGTTGCATTCAAAGTTATATGAGAATTAGTCATGATTTGGCATTATAGAACCAAGTATTCTTAACGAAGGTACAGtaaattttaaatgtttcacataatacattttaaagagaTGCAGTTTAAACAAATGCAGCAATAATCCAAATGCTTTTACCCAATTCATGTTACCCAGTTCCTTTTTTATTaagttttttaatttaaagttcatcaaaattttaaataaaaatcattaatCCTGGTATGAATCAACCTTGTGACTCACTTATAATGTGACAATATTAGCTCTCTGAATTGACCAAATATACACCTCAGgaaaaactatatatatatttttattttgcctTCAGGGCCCGGCACAAACAGACTGACAGTTGAAAGACAAATATCTGTGAAGCAATGTTTTTGAGCATCACAATGAGCTTTAATCTATCCATTCTACTTTTTTGTAACCCTCATGAGGGGGTTCCCAACATATGAGATGCCAGACTGACACATATTCCAAAAATTATTtggaaaacattgaaaatgttaattcaaagaatcaacattttcatctaACAGCTGTAGCACACTTCTCTCCCGATGCACTTTTGAGATATTTCAGTTCAGCATGTGTAAATGTTGGTCCATCAACaataatctgaaaataaaactgtgcaGACTCAAGTGTCTGGTGAGTCACGCAAGTGAGCAAACTTACCAAGTCAACCCTTGTCGGTGTTTTGAACGTCCTCCAGTCTGCCTCCCCGGACTCATCTTTAAGATGAAAGCCACGGTACTGACAGTCACATAATGATTGACTTTGGTGGGGCAACGAATTACCTTTGTCCGTTTCTGTCTCTCATCTGTCCAAATCAGTCTGGAGCACCAAACACTTAGCGTTAGCATTAACTGACCGTTTCGCCTGCCAGCCAGCcaccttgtttttttcagatgttttattcTTACGTAATCTGTGAGGCTTCATTACTGAtccattttctgctttttttttttagcagtcaATACAATGAACCTTTTGACGATTTAATAGTGTATTATTTGATCTCTGTTTTTGGTGATGTGTGAACCACTTCTTCTATATGGCTGTCCCAAAGTGGGACAAAATGAATTATCGGCGTAATGACGTGTCGCTTGCgggcaaacatgtttttttactTCACAATGTTCCCTTAGAGCAGTTTGTCACAAATTTGCAAAATAAACTTCAGTTTGCAAATGCTTGTGGAGTCAAAATGCAAAGAGCAAACAAGTTTAGGACCTGCCCACAAGCCCACAAGTGGATAAATATGCGAAGAGCCACCTTGACTTCACAAAGACATCAAATTAAAGGTAGgtgttggactttttttttccccctgaaaatTTATCCAATACAATTGTCTGCTGTACATGTAATACTTAATGTGTTTACGctcttttcattcagaaaatgaAGATCTGCATCTTGGTCCTGATCTTTGGCGCTATGGTTGTGCTGGATGCACAAGACGCCGATCCGAGTAAGTAGACTATATTGATCTGGAGATCCATATGCTGGAAATGTATGATGATTAACTGTGAACTTCCCAAAGGAAACACCTTTACTCCTAGTGTGGGAAtcgttctttgtttttttgtatgaagCATCAGCGTTTTATTGTAAACTTAACCTCTTTATCTTCATGAGAGACCATGAGTGAGCACATCTCTTCTGTGAGTTCTGTTTAGTTAATCCTGTAAGCCTCTGCTGCTAGATGCTCAGGGTGGTCGTAGCTGAGTCAGTCATGTTCTCAGAGGGTTTACACACAGCAGAATAGTATGACAAGCGCTGTTCTGAGCTTAAATGATATTATATTTAACCATGGACTCTTCTTTGTCCAAACTCCTGCAGATGCTCAGCTGGATGCCATCCTTGAAGCATACCCACGGCTTCAAGAACTTGAAGGGTCTGCAGATGAGTTGGCGAAGGCTTTAGAGGCTGTGAGAGCAGGAGATGTGGAACTAGATTTGGGAGACAAGTAACCGCTAATCAGCCAAAGTTccagggaggaaacacatgctgctgtgttttgtgaGCTCTGTATCCCTGCAGTTTGTTTGCAGCTCTTGGAGTGACCAGGATCAGCGCACTTCCAACGACAGCAAATGGCTTTAACCCTCAGCCAGACgcaataaaaatgtttctcagCATCAAAATGAGCTCCtgtcttgttcttgtttttgtagGTTTTCACATAAACGTTCCATCATTGACACTGTGAGTCAATCTCTCTCTTTGCTACAGACACTTAAACACTTACCGGTCAGAGGGACAAACAGACTCAACccgcaaaacacacacacaaacaggagttTGTGCGGTGCAGCCAAACtttctgactcacacacacacacacacaccacaaaaacAAGATATGCAATTATTTGATACCTAGTTTTGAATCACACTAAAGCTACTAAACATTTGTGGCTCCTTTCTGAAACAATGGTAGtaaattcttttttatttttcgtTCAAATTTGAtctcttattaaaaaaaaaaaatcccagaggAAGATAACAATGGATTAAAGGGAAGAGAAGTCAGCCTCTTCGGAGCAGATGAAGGGAAAGTTTAAAGGCCTTCTGCTGAGGAcaagccagagagagagagagagagagaaagtggagGCTGCTTGACAACAAGAAGCAAGAGTGATTCAGCAAATACTCGGCGTCCCTCCATCCTTAAAGCTCCAGCCGAGGCCTGCCGGGTTGGAGCTGCCTCAGCCCAAGAGCCTGAGCTGCAGTTCTGTGCTGCTATAGTGTGAAGTTTGACCCCTCGGGGCAACGAGTCCTGCCAGGTCACTGCAGGCACTTATTTTATTCTGCTTTGACATCtcacttttccattttttatttatttatttatttttgtatcatCTCTCAGAGTAGCACTCTGTTAGCATTTCCAGCcatgctgtgaggtgagaggagAGTGCTGCATAGCTGCAACACCTGCGTGTCTTCACccacagcgcctcctgctggtgaaGATCAGAGTCACACTGAGGCTGATAATCGCCAGCAGCTGTTGGGATCAGTATAAAGCTATTCTTATACTCATTAGAAACTTTTAATGTTGGTGTAAGGTCTTTTATACATACTTTGCAATTGCTGGGACTGTTAAGATGCATCAGTTCGGTGACTAAAAGTGTTTTTAGAAGAGATCCATGCTTACTGTCGGCCTCTGCTgtgaatcacaaaaaaaaattcagaggtttctgtgtgtttaatTTGTGGTATAAAATTCCAGGTGTGTTGGAAACATTGAGAACACAAGAGAATCAAAGCTGTAAAGGTCatccagtgtttttatttataggTACAATATTAAGACAGTCAATGGGGCTTCTTGTGACGGAATGTAAACAAAGCACGCCGTTGGTCAACAAGCAACAGTGAGACATTTATTATTTCTACGCGTGTGATCCCTGCTGCcgctccacccctccctcctcctcctcctcctcctcctcctctgattcaCCTCCTTCACATGCACCCGTTGTGCACACAGCTTATGTAATCTATGCATACAATCTATATTAACAACAGGTCAACAGAAAGTGCTGTAAATTCATGCTACAGTGCTGTGCTAAGTCAAAAAAAAACCACCGGCTCTGCCCTCGGATGTCCCGAAACCTCTCCCTCCTTTTACACAAGATGGCAGAGAGAAGTGACCTTTCACATTTAATTTGCACGACCACGTCAACAATTCAAAGTCCTCATTATTAATGATAATCATTTAAACAACGAATTCAAACTGTTATTAAACCGTTATACATAATCTCTATGCGATGCTACAATTCCAAGTGTGTGATGGTCGTAAACGTTAACCTCGTACAACACATTCAACGGGTAAAATGTACAGATGCGTCCTATCGTATCTACATTATACAGTCAGAAAGTATTAAAAAATAGTTTATGCTTCGTAGGTTGACGGGGTGACAGCTGAGCGATGTGAAACGTCCGCAGTATAAAAActgttggggcgggggggatgAGGCGGAGCGCCTCCCCAACGACGCATGACTTCAAAACCAAAGCTGCACTCAACGGTGGAATGGcgggaaaagaaaataaagtgcgGATCGTGGAGAAGAGTCGGGATGAGAGTCGCTGCACATGAGTTAGAGGTTAGGAAATGGTGAGGGATGGGGGgatggagtggggggggggttgctttCCAGTCTTCAGCGCAGCGAGCTGGTGGCCATACAGTCGCACAGGGCCCTCCTCTCCGCCCTCAGCACCAGCGTCTCCGTCTGAAACGAAAACAGCGAGAGTGGCGCCACAGGGGGTCACGGCCGAGacacagaaaatgcaaaaacgacgTCATGCAAACGGTGTCTTATACCCTTGTGGAAACAGggtggttgccatggagacggtgACACTGAGTCAAGTGGACATGGTGCTTTTCAGGTTCGTCCTTTGGTGTTTGAGGACATTCAGGACTGCCATGTTTGCTGGATTTCTGCATCCGTTAGAGTGATTCCACAAACTCGGCCTCATACGGCTTGGACGCCAATGCTAACTCGCTAGCAATGAGGTAGCTAGCTTTTGCATGACTCATCTTGTGGCTTCAAGGACTGCTGTGATCTGTTCTATTTGTTCGGTAGGCTGTCCTCTTTTCTTACGGAAGCAGTGGCACCCCCAGTGGACACGTCAAGAACAGCAGTTGTTTTTATTATAAAGTTGCAtcagtttcttttaaactgTGTAAACACACCCCACTGGCTGGATTGATCCATTTCCTGGGTTAAGTCAAGCCAGATGAGCGAGAGTGAGCCCTGAGCATGCTGATCCCACTGCACGGCCCAGGCCCCGGGACTTCACTTACCCGGGCGTCCAGGTTGAAGGCCGTCTTCTTCAAATCTTGCAGCGCCCTCTGCATGAACTCAAAGGCATGGCAGTCCACACAGGGGCGACCTGCAAGCAAATAAACATACATGGACTGAGATTCATGTCACTTTCCGGCAGAATTCACACGATTTCTCGATCACATGTTTCAAATAATGCCAGATTTGCAAGAAACATGTATTTGTGGGATGAACTGCAGAATATGTGGGTCACACGTATGAAAAAAATGTCCAGATCTTCCCTGCCAAGCATGAAAAAGCTTCATGCTGTTAGACTTTAATCACTTTTGCATCCAGTTAAAACCAAACCGAACACTCCTGTGTCTGTATATCTATCTTTCAGGGGACATCATaatgtgaaatgtcaaaaatatgTAGAAATGTAAAACTTTGAACCATGGGGGGTAATTCCATTTACAGAATATGTATAAACTATTCAAGTTCAAAGcagatttttaaacaaataaaaaagaataaaaaagctAAATGTTGACATACAAAGTAAAATGAGAAGGTGCTTATACTTATATATCATGAAAAGACATAAAATGAAACTGTAGTCACAGAACCACAGTGTAATTAAAAGTGCATTGGCACAAattctgcttttatttgaaGATAATTCCATTTTACTTTCATCCAAGTCAAAATTCATTGCGTTAATTATCCTGAATCATTAGCAATTTGGATTATATGAAAGAAACAGTTCTTAAATTGTGAAATGTACTCCAGTATGAATCACaccacagatgtttttttgtttgttttgttttcagaaacagGTTGATGCATAAACACAACACTGTGGGTCTCATCTGTACGATCTAGACCAATTAAAAATAGAACAGACTGAAAGTTGTCAGTCTCTGAATTGCAGACATCCGTGAAAGGCGGTGCGGGGGATCTGCTTCACGCGCTGACGCGCGCTCACGCTCCTGACCTACAATCCGCGCTGCGCCCTTCGGGACCTCCAGTAAATCACGGGCCTGCGTGAACACCCCgcaccacaacacacacgcgcgcacacgcacacacattccGTGGCTGAATCCACCTACTTTCCGCGGGGATGACGGTCCCCGTCTCCTGATCCGCATCCGCCGCTCCGACACAGAGGAGCTGCGCCGCCAGCAGgagcaccgccgccgccgcatgcACGGACCCTCCGGACGCCATGGATGCGATGCAACCGTACCTGGAAATAAAGATTAGGCACACATGCACGGATAAATCCAATAAAaatcagaagaaagaaagaaaaaaaaaaaaaaaagaaaaacatccacacGGCCGCCGCGTAATGAATTCAGCCCCAAACTGATGCGCTTTGTGCAGCGAAAAACATTATTTCTGTCGAGCCCTTCAGTCTGACGCGTTATAAATGCTCCACGTGGGCGTATTGCGTTTATTTCCGTCCTTTTTAGGGATATAGGGAAACGACCTACCGTTAATTAGCCGATGGTGTTTTGCTGATCAGCGGAGGAGAGCGCAAGATGCCCACCGAGACTGGTTAATGTGCACGGAGCCAGTGCGCATGCGTCAGGATCATCTGACACGGTTcaaagagagcagaggagcaatttaaagacagacaggcagataggcagatagatagatagatagatagatagatagatagatagatcttggtcttgactcagtcctGAACCCTAGAGTCTTGGTTTTGTCTTGGTCTTTGCTCTCAGCTTGATCTTGACACTGTCTCAGCCggttaaagtcttggtcttgtgtTGGCTATTTAAAGTCTTGGTCTGGACTCTGTCTTTCCCCCCTCACAGTCTTGGTTTGGTCTTGGCCTTGGCCCCTTCAGATGTTGGTCTTGACTTGGGATGCTGTGGTCTTGACCCTTTAAAGTCTTGGTTTCTTGCGATGTTCTCAGCTTGGTCTTGACATGGTGTTGGCCCATACATAActtcttggtcttgtcttggccCCTGAAAGCCGTGGTCTTCGGATACTCACGTCTTGAATCGGTCTTGGCCCCTTGGGTCTTGATTTTGTCTAGGTCTTGGCCATGCAAAATCTTGTTGTTGTCTtaggatgctctggtcttggtcttgactcagacTTGGAtctttaaagtcttggtcttgtgtT
The nucleotide sequence above comes from Salarias fasciatus chromosome 3, fSalaFa1.1, whole genome shotgun sequence. Encoded proteins:
- the nicol1 gene encoding NELL2-interacting cell ontogeny regulator 1, with protein sequence MASGGSVHAAAAVLLLAAQLLCVGAADADQETGTVIPAESRPCVDCHAFEFMQRALQDLKKTAFNLDARTETLVLRAERRALCDCMATSSLR